The window GAATCACTACGATGgcctgctgggaaaaaaagaggtcACCCActttttgaaatttaatttatttgcatttcttgTTGAGATTTTTgttgatactttttttttttgtaatcatCTGAAGCATTACTTGATGCTAGAATTTTGGGTTTCATGTGTTTGCTGATtataagtaaaattaaaatcaataacAAACTCTTCTGCACACAAACTGGTCTTCCCTTGGGTTTCAAGGTGCAGGAAAGATTCAGAGGTGTGGGAATATGCTTTTTTGGGAGCTGTGGCTGAAGCAGAATGAGGTTCTATGGGTTTCTTTCCCCTTATTTTTAGACTTTTGGTGAAGCTGGAGGTGTTAGGATTGTGAGTTTGTCGTTTCACTGTGGTTTTGGGTGGCCCAATTAACTCAGTGTCCTTTTGGGGTCATTCAtaggcagctcctgcagaagcaATAATTACCCTGTGTTACTGCAGTAACgtgcagagagaaacagaattatTACAGTCTGGTGATATTTTTGGCTTGGCTGTCTCTTGGCCTGTTTTTCCTTGATCAGTTTGATATTTAATGCCTTAAATTCTTGACTCCTAGCCACTCTGTGttgagaaggaaattaaaaactaaTTAGGCATCTAACGAGGCTCCGGGGTGTGGAATAAAGCAAAAGGAGGTGCAGTGTGTCACACAGAGAAACTTGTGTAGGTTTGGAGAGTGATGGCCTAACCCTGCTGTTCCCATCTCCATGTttcaggctctgctgtgctggccctgctcttgGCCAGCTACCTGGCACAGCAGTACCTGCCCATGCCCACGCCCAGGGTGATTGGGATCGACCTGGGCACCACCTACTGCTCCGTGGGCGTGTTCCTGCcggggagtggggctgtgaaAGTCATCCTGGACGAGAGTGgccacagcagcatccccagcgTGGTCTCCTTCACGGACACGGGCGTGCACGTGGGGTACCAGGGCCTGGAGCTGGCTGATGCCAACCCCCAGAACACCATCTACGATGCCAAGAGGTTCATTGGGAAAGTCTTCactccagaggagctgcagagtgaAAGCAGCAGGTATCCCTTTAAGGTAGGCAGCCTCCTCCTGCAGTTTCCTCCAAGCAGGATGCAATCCAGGCTGGGCATGGAgatccagagcagccctgggggtgctgtgggtgagaggctgccATGGCCTGGCCattgggagcccagagccccccgtGTGCTGGGCTcacccagagccccgtgggcagcagggcagggaggggattctgcccctctgccccctctgctgagagcccacctgcagggctgcatccagctctgggctcccagcacagcaaggacaggcacctgctggagccagcccagagcaggcaccaagggcatcagagggatggagcagctctgctgggaggaaaggctgggagaactgggattggagaaggctttggggtgaacTAACTGTGGCCTTCTAACACCTAAAGGAAGCTTGcagaaaagatggagagagattatttacaagggcctggagtgacaggacagggggaaACTGCTTCAAACTGATAAGAGTGTAGTTTTAGATTAGAGATTAGGAAAAacattctttactgtgagggtggtgaggccctggcacaggtttcccagagaaattgCAGAcaccccatccttggaagtgttcaaggccaggctggatggggtctgagcaatctgggatagtggaaggtgtctgtgccactggcagggggttggaagcAGATGAGCTGTAAGATCCCTGCAACCTGATTCTGTGACACTTGAAATGTGGTTGATCATCCTGTCAGACCTTGAGCCATATGGCCCAGTCTGATGGGCCTGAAAACTGTAAGAGGTATCcagagagcagaaggaaatggtTGTGGACGTTGTGTATCTCTGTATGAGAGCTGATAATGATTTTCCAGAGGACCCTGTGTTTCCCTACTGAGAAATGTGCTTCTGGCTAACCTTCCAGGCCCATCTCTGAAAGGATGAATTTAAACTTGAAATGCTAACTGTGCTTTGCTGAAACTTTACTTCTCCCTAAAATtgtaaaatacaaacaaacaaaaatcaacaaacttttcccccccaaaaaccaaaaccctaaaAAGTTTTAAAGCCACATCTTCTCTGTCCCAGTGTGTTTTTTGCTTCAGTACTTTACTACTTACTTGACCAGCAGCAGAACTCGaaagttgctttaaaaaaaactaacctGCAATATATGAGCATGGTGCAGAATTggttgaaaaaataatttaaaaattgtgtaCTGCAAGTGGTCTTTTCCACTTGCAGTGGAAGTGGGAAAGtggaagtatttttaattttttaatattgttagGAGAAGCTGTTTCAGTTCCAAgttgtttgtttcctttcagaaaCCTGAAAGATAAtctaatgattaaaaaaaaaattccttctgtcTTTGAATGAGGTGTTGGAAATTGACTCCACAGTTTCTAGGTGttaactttttttaatgtgttttactAGGGCATAATGGGTGTCATTTGTTTGGATATACTTTCACCCCTTAAGTGGCGTGTTTTTCATAATCTTCCTAATCTTCCTAATCAGGGAATAAAAGTGGCCCAGAAATGGCAAAAGCACATTTAAACTGTTCCTGAATAAAGAGACtacatgcaaataaaatatctgGTGGGAACAGGGTGGTGGAGCATAGGAAGATTTCTCACTTGGGGGTTGTGTTGCTTTATCCTTCTAGATTGTCAACAAGAATGGATTAGCTGAATTTTCTGTGACAACTAATGAAACCTTTCACATCACTCCAGAGCGCATTGGCTCTAAGCTGCTgctgaaactgaagaaaatggCAGAAGCCAACCTTGGCATGTCCATTTCCAAGGCAGTCATCTCCGTGCCTGCAGAGTTTGATGAAAGGCAGAGGAATTCTACCATTGAGGCAGCTAACCTTGCAGGTGATGTCTCTCTGTTCCAGAGTTTTTCTTGGAGAGCTTGAGGTCTGTTTCACTAACAGCAAGGTCTTTGTGGAGGATATAGAAACTGTGAATCAGTGACAGAGAAGCTTAGAATGGATTTATTGTGAGAAACAGCTCAGAACTTCTGAGTACCAACAGGTGCAGCTGGCTAATGCAGACATAGATGGCTGGAAATAAGTTTTACCTCAGGGAAAATAGTCTTTTTTATAATCTCCAAATAGGGAGGCTATATAGAGCACCCTTGGACAATCATTTAAACAGAAATAGAGTGCATGAAATAAATGTCCTTAGCAAGGTTTCTCTGGAAGCAGTGTGCTTGGGCACATTATGGTTCGTGATTTTGCTCTGATGCTGAAGCAGCACTATTTTAGGATTTAGTAAGGAAAAGAGTTCATTGGATATTACTGATTAGGAAACTACTTCTTTAGATCTGACACTTGAGTGTGgctaaaaaagccccaacaagTAATGGCAAATGTCATTGTGATGTAAGAGCTGCAGTTTGCTGAGGTGTACCTGAGTGTTGCTTGTTgtctctgctcctcacagggctcAGCGTTCTGCGAGTAATCAACgagcccacagctgctgctaTGGCTTATGGGCTGCACAAAGCTGATGTGTTTAATGTCCTGGTGGTGGATCTGGGTGGAGGAACTTTGGATGTGTCTCTGCTGAACAAGATGGGAGGGATGTTCATCACACGAGCCATGGCAGgtgagaaaaatgcttttgtttctcaAGGAGTGGGAGGCAAGGTGCGCCTCAAGTCGCTGTTGGAGGGACTTTTAAAACATACCAACCATGTCACAGAGTGTTCTCCCAATGCACCCTCAGCTGATTTTCATGCAAAAGTAGGTTTGTGGCTGGTTTCAGCAATTAAGACCACAGAGTCATAGTTTTGGCTGTAAGTTGTGGTTTCATTTTATCCGTGTCTGTTAACTTTTGTGCCCATTAATAAAGTGCTGGTGCATGTTACACTTACTGTGACTGAACTTTTTGGGGGTTGGGACTGTTTCAAATCTTTCTGTCACCTTTGCCCAAACTGGGAATACTGGCAGATCACTGACCAGTGCTTTGGTGCCTCCTTGCCTGGGGTTTGGTGCCAGTTGAgctgagcagggtttgggaaTGTGCAGGATGTTAACCCAGAAGTTTTGGGATTGGTGTATGAATGGTtcatccctgggcacagagctctggcagcagtGTTTGGTCACTCTAGTGAAGAGACAGCCATGCTTCAGCTGGCCTGCATGCTCACAGTGCCAGCTGCCTCTGTTGCTTTCAGCAAGCAAGTTCtgatgtgagctgctgctgctgctcagtccAGTTAGAGTGGAACAGCAAGAAAGATTCAGCAGCTTCACTCTGATTTAATTAGACAGAGATCCACTAAGTGAGTTACTGTTTTTAGTCAGAACAAAACAGTGGAAATTATTATCCATCATGTGTGCAGTGGAGAAGCATATTTGTCTATTGTCTGTGTGAGCTCATGTACTTGTGGTCCTTCTGTGATTGTTCTGGCCCTTGAGCACCATCTCCCAGTAAAAGAGAAGCTGTTTTCTGGCGCTTTGAAGGTGCTCTGTCTGATACCTtctattcttttctttcaggtAACAACAAACTGGGAGGACAGGATTTCAACCAGAGGTTGATGGTGTATTTGTATGATCAACTCCATCAAAGGTTTGGTTCTCTGCCCACGCAGAAGGAGGAGATTCACCGCCTCAGGCAGGCCGTGGAAGCTGCTAAATTAAACCTGACTGTGCATGAGGCAGCTACACTGAGGGTGCTGCTGACTCTGCCAGCAAACCAGCTGACAAGAGACCTTGCAAAAAGCCAGGTAAAAACAAACAGTGCCTCACAAAACACAGAAGGCCTGACAAATCTTGGAGATGCTTCCAAAGTAGAGGGCAACTTTGTGGAAGTCGTGTTTGAAACAGAAATCTCTCGGAAGCTGTTTGAGATGTTAAATGAGGACCTTTTTGAGAAGATCCTTGTGCCCATTGAACAGGTGTTGCTGGAAGGGCACCTGCACAAAGCTGAAGTGGATGAAATTGTGTTAGTGGGAGGCTCCACACGGATTCCCAAAATACGTGAAGTCATTCGGGACTTCTTTGGGAAGGAACCCAACACCTCTGTGGATCCTGACCTGGCAGTTGTGACAGGTGTAGCCATCCAAGCAGGAATTCTTGCTGGGTCCTGGCCTCTCCAAGTCAGTGCTATAGAAATCCCCAACAAACATTTACGGAAGACGAATTTTAACTGAAAAGAAACTCTTCTCAATTGCATTCCAGCTCTCCAAAAGGATCCATACTTATCTGACTGGCAATGGAACCTGATCTTAGCTTCATTCTATTCAATTTTCACCTGTTCCCATTAGGTGTTACTGGACACCTACCTGTGCTAAAGCTtgatgttactttaaaggtacAAACGAGTTCTGAAGTGTGCTGTGTTTACTTGGAGAGGGGATATTGGATGAAAATGCCAGTGATGACACACCCACATTTTCTTGctaaatttttttattagcaAATCCTGGAGTGGTGTGTATTTAAAGTATCAAGGGAGTGTGACCAAAGGTTTGAGATGATGTGGTACTGAAGCATTCCTGGGTCCAGTGTATTTCCTTGGAAAGACTGTGAAGCAGCATTAATGCACAGAGCACTGGCAGTGTTCAGCTTACACTTATTTATTAGATTGAGCCATTTGAGCATTTAAGCACCTTTCCTAAAGGCATCTTGCAGCTTGAATGAGACTGAAGCATTCACTTGATTCTTCTGCTGTTCATAACAGCATAATGGTATGCTGAAGCTCTGTGGCAAATTGTCCCATGATTAGGAAACCTTATTGAAAACGTGGCTCTTGCCAGTGCAGTTTCTTGGTCTCCAAGGGCTTCATTCCTGACCTGGCTGTGATGGTTAAACACAGGTGCTGATGTTCTCCACAGAGAACGAGGGTATATTGCCAAATATTCATACCTGCCCCTGCCTTACTTTAAAACTACAGTGATTTTATGTGAGGCCACACCTGCCTGTCTTCTCTTGAATTTGACCAACATGGATTTCATCATTCTGCTTTTACAAGTGTGTGACATCTTCTCTGTGAAGCACCCCAAGCCATACTGTCCTCGTGAAGAAAGTGTGGGACAGAAGGGATGGCCTGGATGAAATGTAATTCCTGTAGCCCTAGTAAATGAAAATTGACCCAACTACTTTGTGCTTTTTAGTTCTTATGTGGTTTAAGCTTTTTCATATCCCTACTCTAAATGGAACAGAGGTTGTAGCTGTCCTGTTGGGAAAGTGTTACACAAGTGTTACACAAGTGTTGTGTGTAACTTGAGGTTTGAGGTGGCACTTCTTAGGACTCTCTTTTAGTCAAATAGATCTCTATCCAGATACCTTGAAAATGTGTTGAGAGGAGAACAAAGTCactgatctgaaaaaaaaaccgAATTGGTGACAGTTCTCTTTGGAGGGATTAAGCAATAATCAAGCACCAGCTGAATTCTGTTATCTGCTTGGAACTTCCTACCAAAAAAACATGTCTTTCAGCTAAGACTGGTTTCAACATCCATCAGCCCAGTCTTCATCAAGTAAGCTCTAGTAGCAGGTAGTTTTAAGGATTTTCTTGTCTTCTCCAGAATAATTTTGTATTAACCTTGCTAAGATAAAGTGTGGGGCTTAGATTTATTGTTTTAACCTATGACTATATTAAAATAGGCTTATTACTCTCCTGGCAGCAGGCCTGATTTATGGCACTGCCATAAATCAGTTGTGCTGATTCAGCTGTTTGCATAGCTATTGTCTAAATGCATCTTTGAAGTAATCCAATTAAAAACCTCTTAAATTGAATCATAGTTGCACACAGCCATTCCATCAGCATTGTTTAACTTGACAGAGGATTCCCAAAGTACTGCTGACATCTGCTTAATTTTCCTGCATTGAAaaccaggaattttttttttaatttgaggattctttccttcctttgtgcCTCTTTGAAAGTGACCCCAGCTAAGTGTGGAGCTTCCAGTAAGTAAAGCTCCTGCAGTGAAAGAAGTGCCTCTTCAGTGACACCATGGATGAGTGCAGTACAGTCCTCAGTTGCTGCTGTGTAAATGTGTGTGTTCAACATCTGTACCAGCTCCTTAGAGTCACTGTGGCCTTTCCTTCTGCCCTGCTGTAAgttcatcccaaaatccactgGAGGTACAGTAGGACTTTGGTCTTCATGTCTTTAATGCGCTGTGTAAAGCAAGCAGACCTGTATAAAACAGAACCACTTCACAGAGAAGTTAAACTATTAAAAGCTTTGCAGTTTTGGGACAAGTTAGGTAGGAGCTGTTAAAACTCTCAGAGCAaataaatgaagtatttttttctttcacattctCCTTCACCCTGGGGGAGTTAAATCTCCTTCAGTGTTAATCTGGGAACTGGAAGGGAAGGGCAGGCTGTTTACTTGTACAAACTAAATCCACAAAAGGGCATTTATTCAGAGATCTATACAGGTTGGAGTTTTTAGTAGAGAAGTTACTATACACTGGATATCACAATGCATccttatttattaaattttctgaattatttattttgtatcttTTAATACTGTATTTTGGCACaaataattgaattttaaaGATGAGTCCACTGCACTAAGTGGATATTTCCAGGTATGCACATGGGCTGCTTACCAAAAGTCTCTCTGTAAAAAAGTTGATACTTGAAGGCTGAAATCTTTCTGTAAT is drawn from Zonotrichia leucophrys gambelii isolate GWCS_2022_RI chromosome 1, RI_Zleu_2.0, whole genome shotgun sequence and contains these coding sequences:
- the HSPA13 gene encoding heat shock 70 kDa protein 13, encoding MAGQMAVLGSAVLALLLASYLAQQYLPMPTPRVIGIDLGTTYCSVGVFLPGSGAVKVILDESGHSSIPSVVSFTDTGVHVGYQGLELADANPQNTIYDAKRFIGKVFTPEELQSESSRYPFKIVNKNGLAEFSVTTNETFHITPERIGSKLLLKLKKMAEANLGMSISKAVISVPAEFDERQRNSTIEAANLAGLSVLRVINEPTAAAMAYGLHKADVFNVLVVDLGGGTLDVSLLNKMGGMFITRAMAGNNKLGGQDFNQRLMVYLYDQLHQRFGSLPTQKEEIHRLRQAVEAAKLNLTVHEAATLRVLLTLPANQLTRDLAKSQVKTNSASQNTEGLTNLGDASKVEGNFVEVVFETEISRKLFEMLNEDLFEKILVPIEQVLLEGHLHKAEVDEIVLVGGSTRIPKIREVIRDFFGKEPNTSVDPDLAVVTGVAIQAGILAGSWPLQVSAIEIPNKHLRKTNFN